The following proteins are co-located in the Mycolicibacterium goodii genome:
- a CDS encoding GMC oxidoreductase translates to MASTARPNDEFAPLREGAVVRASDSDVFTADIVIVGSGMGGSTLAYALRQSGRDVLVIERGHFLPREPENSMPEEMHIHGRYKTAEPWIDARTGEPFQPGTYYWVGGNTKFYGASLPRFRRADFGEIIHHDGTSPAWPFSYDDLEPFYCQAERLFEVHGTTDEDPTEPPHSQPYPHPPLAHEPVIERFSESLKRQGLHPFHTPNGMNLDTDEQRRASTASDGCPSESDVKSEAENRALRPALQERNVRLLIDTKVTRLLTSSDGRTVVAAEAVSGNRTVRIEAKHFVISAGAVNTAAILLRSSTAQHPGGLANSSGLLGRNYMVHNSTFFIAIDPRRRNTTAWQKTLGLNDWYTAGPDNEYPLGNLQMLGKLQAAMIKNARPWAPMWALKMATDRSLDIYLTTEDLPRLDNRVTVDDRHIYVRWRPNNVEPHRELVRRVTKAVRRAGYPIVLTQRMGIATNSHMCGTAVAGHDPARSVLDARCRSHDVQNLWLVDGSFFPSSAALNPALTIAANALRVAPDVAAAAE, encoded by the coding sequence ATGGCATCGACCGCTCGACCGAACGACGAGTTCGCACCCCTGCGAGAAGGTGCCGTTGTGCGGGCGTCGGACTCGGACGTCTTCACGGCGGACATCGTCATCGTCGGCTCTGGAATGGGCGGCTCGACGCTTGCCTATGCGTTGCGTCAGTCCGGCCGGGATGTCCTGGTGATCGAGCGGGGGCATTTCCTGCCCCGCGAACCCGAGAACTCCATGCCCGAGGAGATGCATATCCACGGCCGCTACAAGACGGCCGAGCCGTGGATCGACGCCCGCACGGGTGAACCCTTCCAGCCGGGCACGTACTACTGGGTCGGCGGCAACACGAAGTTCTACGGTGCGAGTCTGCCCAGATTCCGCCGTGCGGATTTCGGCGAGATCATCCATCACGACGGAACCTCTCCGGCATGGCCGTTCAGCTACGACGACCTCGAACCGTTTTACTGCCAAGCCGAACGCCTCTTCGAGGTGCACGGAACCACCGACGAAGACCCGACGGAACCACCGCACTCGCAGCCCTATCCTCATCCGCCTCTCGCACACGAACCGGTGATCGAGCGTTTCTCGGAATCTCTCAAGCGCCAGGGGCTGCATCCTTTCCACACCCCGAACGGGATGAATCTCGACACCGACGAGCAGCGACGCGCCTCGACCGCATCCGACGGCTGCCCGTCGGAGTCCGATGTGAAGAGCGAGGCCGAAAATCGGGCGTTGCGACCCGCATTGCAGGAGAGGAACGTTCGGCTTCTGATCGACACCAAGGTCACGCGCCTGCTGACATCGTCGGACGGTCGCACGGTTGTGGCGGCCGAAGCGGTGAGCGGCAATCGGACGGTGCGGATCGAGGCGAAGCACTTCGTGATCTCGGCCGGCGCGGTGAACACCGCGGCCATCCTGCTGCGCTCGTCGACAGCGCAACACCCGGGTGGTCTTGCGAACTCCTCGGGTCTGCTCGGACGGAACTACATGGTCCACAACAGCACCTTCTTCATCGCGATCGACCCGCGTCGACGAAACACCACGGCATGGCAGAAGACGTTGGGGCTCAACGACTGGTACACCGCCGGACCGGACAACGAGTATCCGTTGGGCAACCTGCAGATGCTCGGCAAGCTGCAGGCCGCCATGATCAAGAATGCCCGGCCGTGGGCGCCGATGTGGGCGTTGAAGATGGCGACGGACCGCAGCCTCGACATCTACCTGACCACAGAAGACCTTCCGCGGCTCGACAACCGCGTGACCGTGGATGATCGCCACATCTACGTGCGGTGGCGGCCGAACAACGTCGAGCCGCACCGGGAATTGGTGAGGCGGGTGACCAAGGCCGTACGACGGGCCGGTTATCCGATCGTGCTGACGCAGCGGATGGGCATCGCGACCAATTCGCACATGTGCGGCACGGCTGTGGCAGGCCATGACCCGGCGCGCAGTGTGCTCGATGCCCGATGCCGAAGCCACGACGTGCAGAACCTGTGGCTCGTGGACGGTTCGTTCTTCCCGTCGTCGGCGGCATTGAACCCCGCCCTGACGATCGCGGCGAATGCGCTGCGGGTGGCGCCGGACGTCGCGGCCGCCGCGGAGTAG